From Alloacidobacterium dinghuense:
ATTCACTTCTGAGATGTCGGTCGCTCGGCGCGTAGTTCCGTATGCCACCTATCGCTGCGGACCTTATGAATGACGACGACCACAGATGAGCTTTCATCTCTGGATCGTTGCACTATCAAGAGCGATTTGTCGTGTCATTGGCAGTTGTCGCACCGGCGGCGCGACTTTTTTCAGCAGACCAGTGCGCGGCTGCTGATAGTTCTCCAATCGTAATTGTCATCGCGAAGAGCGCTCCGTCTGCTGCTGGCGCCTTACTCCCCAGCAGTGTGCCCGCAAGTTGGCAGCATCGGTGGAAATCACCTCATTTACGTTCATCGTTCATGTTGAATTGCGTGCCGCTTCCAGTCATCTAGACGTGTGGGGGGAACACGTCCTGAAGATTGCCCGCAAGGATTTCATCGCAGACTTGGACGATTAACTTGTGGGGCTGGTCGTCAAGACGTTTTCCGGCGTGATTAGCATTAGCTGCGGCCTTTTTTAGAGTGGCGTATGCGGCGATCATCTCGCGCGGGATCAGATCTTGTCCGATGCAGAAGTGGTCAAGCGAGCGTTGCATCTGGGCGCCCCACAATGCAGTGCTCGGCACTTCAACTGCGCCAATGCTATCGGTTTCCTTCCGACTGTATTGCTCCTTCGACGTACTGATTGCATCCATCGTTTTCTCCCTTTGGAAACTTCTCTTTCAGCACAACAATTCAGTTTTTTAACAGAGGTTTAAAACCTCCACATGCTCCGTGATCGCCTGTAATGACGCCAATCGGCCCTGCAGCGATTGCAATTCACATCCTCAACCCACCTAGTCCTGCTCATCGGGGTTGCGCTCCCTGAAAATCCAGTCGCGTATGTAAGGTCAAGCGCATTGGATCGTCACAATGTGCATTCCCACACGCAAATATTCGCAGCGTTTAGCGAAGCTGAAGCGGAGTGCTCGCGCAGCCCTGAGCAGGGCTCCGGTAGGGCGTACTTCTTCAACACCTTTAGAGGCCAGTCCCGCTTGGCGCAGCCAGCTGAAGACGTCTTGATCTGTCTCGAAGAAATCTTCTTTGCCGGAAGGAGTCGGCCATTCCGTGTTCAAAAAGTCCAGAGCCGAATTGCTTGCGAGGAATACTCCCCTCTTCTCCACTGACCTCGAATTCTTAGACATCAATTCAAGCATAGCTTTTCTTGACAGGGTAAACCTCTATGAGTGATAGAAGCCGGTGTCGGACATAATTCAACACCAGAAATTGATGACAACTAATGGTGTTGCGATTTACTTTTTGCACTCGGAAGCAACTGGGTTTGGTCCCACAATCTGGGAACTCTTTGGCAGTTTTCTGACAGAAAACTACCCAAAGGCCGAAAGACGTTATCGGGCCTTTGAAGGTCAATCGCTAACAAAAACTTACCCTTAATAAAACAGGAGAAACCAACATGAATGAGAAAACAGGAGACGTCAACACAATCTCTCCGACACCCAGGTACCCAAAGCAGAAGCGGAAAGCCCTCGACCGCGAGATGGCGTACGTGGAAGTGGGACAGGGTGACCCCATCGTTTTCTTGCATGGCAATCCCACATCGTCGTTTCTCTGGCGCAACGTGATACCGCACTTGGAACCATTCGGCCGCTGTATCGCTCCCGATCTGATCGGCATGGGCGACTCTGACAAGCTGCCTAACAGTGGCCCCGGCTCATATCGTTTCGTCGAACAGCGCCGCTATCTTGATGCTTTGCTCGATGCTCTGGATGTGCGCAAGCGGGTGACTCTCGTCATCCATGACTGGGGCTCGGGACTTGGCTTCGATTGGGCCAATCGCCACCGCGATGCTGTGCGGGGTATCGCATATATGGAGGCGATCGTAGGGCCGCAAGGCTGGGATCATTGGGACAACATGAACATGCGCCCGCTCTTGCAAGCGCTTCGTTCCGACGCCGGGGAAAAGATGGTTTTGCAAGAGAACTTCTTCATCGAAAAGATTCTTCCCGGGGCCATCCTGCGTACCCTGTCCCCCGAGGAGATGACCGAATACCGTCGTCCGT
This genomic window contains:
- a CDS encoding lyase family protein; protein product: MDAISTSKEQYSRKETDSIGAVEVPSTALWGAQMQRSLDHFCIGQDLIPREMIAAYATLKKAAANANHAGKRLDDQPHKLIVQVCDEILAGNLQDVFPPHV
- a CDS encoding ABATE domain-containing protein, which produces MLELMSKNSRSVEKRGVFLASNSALDFLNTEWPTPSGKEDFFETDQDVFSWLRQAGLASKGVEEVRPTGALLRAARALRFSFAKRCEYLRVGMHIVTIQCA
- a CDS encoding haloalkane dehalogenase, whose amino-acid sequence is MNEKTGDVNTISPTPRYPKQKRKALDREMAYVEVGQGDPIVFLHGNPTSSFLWRNVIPHLEPFGRCIAPDLIGMGDSDKLPNSGPGSYRFVEQRRYLDALLDALDVRKRVTLVIHDWGSGLGFDWANRHRDAVRGIAYMEAIVGPQGWDHWDNMNMRPLLQALRSDAGEKMVLQENFFIEKILPGAILRTLSPEEMTEYRRPFVEPGEGRRPTLTFPREIPIEGEPADVAEIVSAYGAWLAKSNVPKLFIKAEPGALLAVGANLATARSWPSQTEVTVKGVHFVQEDSPNEIGQAVAEWMRSLG